From a single Salvelinus sp. IW2-2015 linkage group LG22, ASM291031v2, whole genome shotgun sequence genomic region:
- the LOC111949820 gene encoding homeobox protein SIX5-like → MASLSLESAEQSENSTEESTQEAALVKEETDPDEVSEQLLKTFQNSALSFSTDQVACLCEALLQAGNVDRLWRFLSTIPPSAELLRGNETLLKAQALVAFHREEFKELYAILESRDFHPSNHGFLQDLYLQARYKEAERSRGRCLGAVDKYRLRKKFPLPKTIWDGEETVYCFKEKSRNALKECYKSNRYPTPDEKKNLAKVTGLSLTQVSNWFKNRRQRDRTPSGTNSKSESDGNHSTDDEGDDISDKPEDIVGSTASISLSGTPCSTGGQLFLNGAGGFLTASHPLLINGGSLISGAGGGVIINGLTLSDGHTVTLSPISANSPLLXNGAQIISKSSXVVQDMGLEGQXVXAMEAQPSSAISLPLTEDLKTDNVSLTNPSTIPTLDFINVPEGIVLKAENIQTVSPSPSSSSLSSPSTFSPTSLPSLVLTQNGCLSDTLTLPVSMSSPGVVISSPVVGLPSQQGEYVVFATAGSQLTPSSSICQVVSSYSYSTPQVFSLPQVVPSIQGVPVSQLVQHNPGGQVSQCPQLIPVSPLTSSLPQGTLSQFQAHQTLNIAPRLAQPLPQHHTSSSTLGEGTPILSLSQLPNGQLPQGLSLQLGDQTSATIPTLTQIQSPLGHHQIISQSKETTPGQLVPLSLPQLVPVSSTGQLSFPQMGPSTPSLSGSGGAFQILTSAPGGGMTQGPFRINQLGTLQTVGPPTSMAPGVQLLNSGVIQLPSASPGNLLYGGSPILSYQNGKLILTIPAGIQFGSLPMNPVPEASNHHTNGVGSGLTLNPVIQPTPTLLPVSTSVPTSNTLQTSPLCFINSSPLYCTPEMGVPTNQPISTISPHTLDLSATHTPPNALTPESMLSLSPMCSGVTPTTQLSHTTWSPVPLSTSASLTMFDVRGKGDLPEDPPLLDLPGGEALLLGSPSPEQDVDRGSPLGDPVEMDGDPKILTQLQSVPVDDGLGL, encoded by the exons ATGGCTTCCTTGTCTTTGGAGTCTGCAGAACAATCTGAGAATAGCACAGAGGAGTCTACCCAAGAGGCCGCCCTGGTAAAAGAGGAGACGGATCCGGATGAAGTCTCAGAACAATTGCTAAAAACTTTCCAGAACTCGGCGCTCAGCTTTTCGACAGATCAAGTAGCATGTCTGTGCGAAGCCCTTCTACAGGCGGGTAATGTGGATCGCCTGTGGAGATTCCTATCAACCATCCCTCCTTCGGCCGAGCTGCTACGTGGCAACGAGACGCTACTCAAGGCCCAGGCACTGGTCGCTTTCCACCGGGAAGAATTCAAGGAGCTGTACGCAATATTGGAAAGCCGCGACTTCCACCCCAGCAACCATGGGTTCCTGCAGGACCTCTACTTGCAGGCGCGCTACAAGGAGGCGGAGAGGTCCCGAGGTCGTTGCCTGGGCGCCGTGGACAAGTATCGACTTCGGAAGAAGTTTCCCCTGCCGAAAACAATCTGGGATGGAGAGGAGACTGTGTATTGTTTCAAAGAGAAGTCTCGCAATGCACTGAAAGAGTGTTACAAAAGCAACAGGTACCCCACTCCGGACGAGAAGAAAAATTTGGCCAAAGTGACTGGACTCTCCCTCACGCAAGTCAGCAATTGGTTCAAGAACCGACGGCAGAGAGACCGAACCCCGTCCGGTACCAACAGCAAAAG TGAGTCCGATGGCAACCACAGCACAGACGATGAGGGTGATGACATCTCAGACAAACCAGAGGACATTGTGGGCTCCACAGCCTCAATCTCCCTCTCTGGCACCCCCTGCAGCACTGGAGGCCAGCTCTTCCTCAACGGGGCTGGTGGGTTCCTCACCGCCTCCCACCCCTTACTCATCAACGGGGGCTCCCTGATCTCCGGGGCAGGGGGTGGCGTCATCATCAACGGGCTGACCCTGAGCGATGGTCACACGGTTACCCTCAGCCCCATATCGGCTAACTCRCCTCTGCTCTWCAATGGAGCGCAGATCATATCCAARAGCAGTGMGGTTGTGCAGGATATGGGTCTKGAGGGCCAGGRGGTTAYRGCCATGGAGGCCCAGCCCAGCTCtgccatctccctccctctgacaGAGGATCTTAAGACGGACAATGTAAGCCTGACGAACCCCTCAACCATCCCCACCCTGGACTTCATCAATGTCCCAGAGGGGATTGTTCTCAAAGCAGAGAACATCCAGAcagtctctccttccccctcctcttcctccttgtcttccccctcaacattctcccccacctcccttccctccctggttctgactcaaaatggctgcctctCCGACACCCTCACCCTTCCAGTCTCTATGTCCTCTCCGGGCGTGGTCATCTCCAGCCCTGTAGTGGGCCTCCCCAGCCAGCAGGGGGAGTATGTGGTGTTTGCCACGGCTGGTTCTCAGCTCACCCCCTCCAGCTCCATCTGCCAGGTGGTGTCCTCCTACAGCTACTCCACCCCACAGGTATTCTCCCTGCCTCAGGTGGTGCCCTCCATCCAGGGTGTCCCCGTATCCCAACTGGTCCAACACAACCCTGGAGGCCAGGTGTCCCAGTGTCCCCAGTTAATCCCTGTGtcccccctcacctcctctctcccccagggcACCCTCTCCCAGTTCCAGGCCCACCAGACTCTGAACATCGCCCCCCGCCTCGCCCAACCCCTCCCCCAGCATCATACTAGTTCCTCTACGTTGGGAGAGGGAACCCCCATCCTCTCCCTATCGCAGCTCCCCAACGGACAGCTCCCCCAGGGACTCTCACTCCAGCTGGGTGACCAGACCTCAGCTACCATCCCCACTCTGACCCAGATCCAGTCCCCACTAGGCCATCACCAGATCATCTCTCAGTCCAAAGAGACAACCCCAGGCCAGTTGGTTCCCCTCTCCCTGCCCCAGCTGGTACCTGTCTCCTCCACGGGACAACTCTCCTTCCCTCAGATGGGCCCGTCCACCCCTTCTCTATCTGGATCTGGTGGAGCCTTCCAGATCCTAACCTCAGCCCCTGGAGGTGGGATGACTCAGGGGCCCTTTAGGATAAACCAGCTGGGAACCCTCCAGACTGTAGGCCCCCCGACCAGCATGGCTCCTGGTGTCCAGCTCCTCAACTCTGGGGTCATTCAGCTCCCCTCCGCCTCGCCAG GGAATCTCCTCTATGGTGGAAGCCCCATCCTGAGTTACCAGAACggcaagctgatcctaactaTCCCAGCTGGCATCCAGTTCGGCAGTCTGCCCATGAATCCCGTCCCTGAGGCTTCTAACCACCACACCAATGGAGTAGGCTCTGGACTCACCCTCAACCCTGTCATCCAACCTACACCTACCCTCCTCCCAGTCTCCACCTCCGTCCCAACGTCCAACACCCTCCAGACGTCCCCCCTCTGCTTCATCAACTCCTCTCCGCTCTACTGCACTCCTGAGATGGGTGTCCCCACCAATCAGCCCATCTCCACCATCTCCCCACACACCCTGGACCTTTCTGCCACCCACACTCCTCCCAATGCCCTCACCCCAGAGAGCATGCTCTCCCTCAGCCCCATGTGCAGCGGAGTGACCCCCACCACTCAGCTCTCCCACACCACCTGGAGCCCTGTCCCCCTCTCCACCTCTGCCAGCCTGACTATGTTTGACGTCCGTGGGAAGGGAGATCTGCCCGAGGACCCGCCTCTGCTGGACCTACCTGGAGGCGAGGCACTGCTACTAGGCAGCCCCTCTCCAGAACAGGATGTGGACAGGGGGTCGCCGTTGGGGGACCCAGTGGAGATGGATGGAGACCCCAAGATCCTCACCCAGCTACAATCAGTCCCTGTGGATGATGGGTTGGGGCTGTAA